From Deinococcus aquaticus, one genomic window encodes:
- a CDS encoding NTP transferase domain-containing protein, with protein MTKADATRWSAVVLGGGDPGDPFAAAHGVKVKPLIPVAGEPMALHVLRALRGSGRVARVAYVGPITPELEAFVDARVTDHGTLLSNLEAGVEALRAAGLQPGERVLVVTADVPMLRPDEIRSVLDSAPLDAALVYPVVRREVCEAAYPGVKRTYARLKDGTFTGGNLFILDPALIGQFLPRLRDVLAARKAPLKLAGLIGPGVLLRLVTGRLTVAALETKVSALLGVKARALITPHAAVGTDVDKDADLLLAEAALKGAPLS; from the coding sequence ATGACAAAGGCGGATGCAACGCGCTGGAGCGCCGTGGTCCTGGGCGGCGGTGATCCCGGCGATCCCTTCGCGGCGGCGCACGGCGTGAAGGTCAAACCCCTGATTCCCGTGGCGGGCGAACCCATGGCCCTGCACGTCCTGCGCGCCCTGCGTGGGAGTGGCCGGGTGGCGCGCGTGGCGTACGTGGGTCCCATCACCCCGGAGCTGGAGGCGTTCGTGGACGCCCGCGTGACCGATCACGGCACGCTGCTCAGCAACCTCGAGGCGGGCGTGGAGGCCCTGCGCGCCGCCGGGTTGCAGCCGGGCGAGCGGGTGCTGGTCGTCACGGCCGACGTGCCCATGCTGCGGCCCGACGAGATTCGCAGTGTGCTGGACAGCGCCCCGCTGGACGCGGCCCTGGTGTACCCGGTGGTGCGGCGCGAGGTCTGCGAGGCCGCGTACCCCGGCGTGAAACGCACCTACGCACGCCTGAAGGACGGCACGTTCACGGGCGGGAACCTGTTCATCCTGGACCCGGCGCTGATCGGGCAGTTCCTGCCGAGGCTGCGCGATGTCCTCGCAGCCCGCAAGGCCCCGCTGAAACTCGCGGGCCTGATCGGGCCGGGCGTGCTGCTGCGGCTCGTGACGGGCCGCCTGACCGTCGCGGCGCTGGAGACGAAGGTATCGGCGTTGCTGGGCGTGAAGGCCCGCGCCCTGATCACCCCGCACGCCGCCGTGGGAACCGACGTGGACAAGGACGCCGATCTGCTGCTGGCCGAGGCGGCCCTGAAAGGCGCGCCGCTGTCCTGA
- the rph gene encoding ribonuclease PH, translating to MSTPSKGPSSKPQPLPVREGRTLLEPRPLTVKRGVNPHAPGSAHLIMGRTEIMATVSIQDKAAPHMRGSKEGWLTAEYSMLPRATTDRQARERNLQDGRRYEIQRLLGRALRASMDLRHFRNQTLYVDCDVLVADGGTRVASILAGHAALHDFCDRLIQKGQLTEWPIAHNVGAISVGLLGDEVRVDLDYAEDRVARADLNVVATDTGLIIEVQGGAEEGALTQEEYVRLLSTGAFAVQGVMADLTRQLSVIQGM from the coding sequence ATGAGCACACCATCCAAAGGCCCCAGCAGCAAACCCCAGCCTCTCCCGGTCCGTGAGGGCCGCACCCTTCTGGAGCCGCGCCCGCTGACCGTCAAGCGCGGCGTGAACCCGCACGCGCCGGGCAGCGCGCACCTGATCATGGGCCGCACCGAGATCATGGCGACCGTCAGCATTCAGGACAAGGCCGCGCCGCACATGCGGGGCAGCAAGGAAGGCTGGCTGACCGCCGAGTACTCCATGCTGCCGCGCGCCACCACCGACCGTCAGGCCCGCGAGCGCAACCTGCAGGACGGCCGCCGCTACGAGATTCAGCGGCTGCTGGGGCGCGCGCTGCGGGCCAGCATGGACCTGCGGCACTTCCGCAACCAGACGCTGTACGTGGACTGCGACGTGCTGGTCGCGGACGGCGGCACGCGCGTGGCGAGCATCCTGGCGGGGCACGCGGCGCTGCATGACTTCTGCGACCGCCTGATTCAGAAGGGGCAGCTGACCGAGTGGCCCATCGCGCACAACGTGGGCGCGATCAGCGTGGGCCTGCTGGGCGATGAGGTCCGCGTGGACCTGGATTACGCCGAGGACCGGGTCGCGCGCGCGGACCTGAACGTGGTCGCCACCGACACCGGCCTGATCATCGAGGTGCAGGGCGGCGCCGAGGAAGGCGCGCTGACGCAGGAGGAGTACGTGCGGCTGCTGTCCACCGGGGCGTTCGCGGTGCAGGGCGTCATGGCGGACCTGACCCGGCAGCTGTCGGTCATTCAGGGCATGTGA
- the murI gene encoding glutamate racemase, producing MSDAPLGVFDSGVGGLSVLADLRRELPGEDLLYLADTAHVPYGARPDHEIRDLTDRAVSALHARGVKGVVVACNTASAFSLGHLRSRFEMPIIGLVPAVKPAVLSTRSDVVGVLATPGTMRGTLLADVIREFADPAGVQVMKAVSTELVPLVEAGQADSARTREVLREILTPLAQAGADQLVLGCTHYPFLAGSIRAEFGDAFTLLDSGPAVARHTRRVLTERGLLSGREAGGQERFLVTGDVERAAPVIAALLAASGNGGSLQGGGGQGSGQAYTDGQSNRAAPLPRIESTDT from the coding sequence ATGAGTGACGCACCGCTTGGCGTGTTCGACAGTGGCGTGGGAGGCCTGAGTGTCCTGGCGGACCTGCGCCGCGAGCTGCCGGGCGAGGACCTGCTGTATCTGGCGGACACGGCGCACGTGCCGTACGGGGCCCGCCCGGACCACGAGATCCGGGACCTGACGGACCGGGCGGTCTCGGCCCTGCACGCGCGGGGCGTGAAGGGCGTGGTCGTGGCGTGCAACACGGCGTCGGCGTTCAGTCTGGGGCACCTGCGGTCGCGCTTCGAGATGCCGATCATCGGGCTGGTTCCGGCCGTGAAACCGGCGGTGCTCTCGACCCGTTCGGACGTGGTGGGCGTGCTGGCCACGCCGGGCACCATGCGGGGCACGCTGCTGGCCGACGTGATCCGCGAGTTCGCGGACCCGGCGGGCGTGCAGGTCATGAAAGCCGTGAGTACCGAACTGGTGCCACTGGTCGAGGCGGGGCAGGCGGACTCCGCGCGGACGCGCGAGGTGCTGCGCGAGATCCTGACGCCGCTGGCGCAGGCGGGCGCGGATCAACTGGTGCTGGGCTGCACGCACTACCCGTTCCTGGCGGGCAGTATCCGCGCCGAGTTCGGGGACGCGTTCACGCTGCTGGACAGCGGTCCGGCGGTCGCGCGGCACACGCGGCGCGTGCTGACGGAACGTGGGTTGCTGTCCGGGCGGGAGGCGGGCGGTCAGGAACGCTTCCTGGTGACGGGGGACGTGGAGAGGGCCGCGCCGGTCATCGCGGCGCTGCTGGCCGCCAGCGGGAATGGGGGCAGCCTTCAGGGTGGCGGCGGGCAGGGCAGCGGGCAGGCCTATACTGACGGTCAATCCAACCGGGCGGCCCCGCTGCCCAGAATTGAGTCCACTGACACATGA
- a CDS encoding response regulator transcription factor gives MRLLLVEDDARIAQPTAEALREAGYAVTWAQTGPEGLEAAVMGEFPLVVLDVMLPGMDGFQVARELREQGVDSAVLFLTARGELSDRVEGLDLGGDAYLVKPFAVPELLATLRALSRRERGAGAPRVAFAGGRGALDTVARTVAWDGAEVAVTGREYALLEALALSPERWFMREDLIDRVWGPEFGGEARIVDVYVRYVRRKLAPEAISSERGRGYRVER, from the coding sequence ATGAGATTGCTGCTGGTGGAGGACGACGCCCGGATCGCGCAGCCGACCGCAGAGGCGCTGCGGGAGGCCGGGTACGCCGTCACGTGGGCGCAGACTGGCCCGGAGGGGCTGGAGGCGGCCGTGATGGGCGAGTTCCCGCTGGTGGTGCTGGACGTGATGCTGCCGGGTATGGACGGCTTTCAGGTGGCGCGTGAACTGCGTGAACAGGGTGTGGATTCAGCCGTGCTGTTCCTGACGGCGCGTGGTGAACTGAGTGACCGGGTGGAGGGCCTGGATCTGGGCGGCGACGCGTATCTGGTCAAGCCGTTCGCGGTGCCGGAACTGCTGGCGACGCTGCGGGCCCTGTCGCGCCGCGAGCGGGGGGCTGGGGCGCCGCGCGTGGCGTTCGCGGGTGGGCGCGGGGCGCTGGATACGGTGGCGCGCACGGTCGCCTGGGACGGCGCGGAGGTGGCCGTGACGGGCCGTGAGTACGCGCTGCTGGAGGCGCTGGCGCTGTCGCCCGAGCGGTGGTTCATGCGCGAGGACCTGATCGACCGCGTGTGGGGCCCGGAGTTCGGTGGAGAGGCGCGGATCGTAGATGTGTACGTTCGGTACGTGCGGCGCAAACTGGCGCCCGAGGCGATCAGTTCCGAGCGTGGGCGCGGGTACCGCGTGGAACGCTGA
- a CDS encoding magnesium transporter CorA family protein has protein sequence MLTYYRSIGGKLTTTDGYVDGCWINAADPTTEELGRISRETGLDLDYLSYPLDPDERSRFEREDGQLLIIMQTSYRLPEESDIPYDTVPLGILHTDHCVVTVCALPENPVVKDVVSGLVRRVSTSKKNRLTLQLFLRNAQRFLIDVRQINKRVDAIEDKLENSQQNRELLNLLKIEKSLVYFMTGLKANEAMMERVKRDRIFEMYEEDSDLLDDVLIENLQAIEMASIASNILTSMAGAFASVISNNVNQVVKVLTVTTILVAIPTLVTSIFGMNVPIPFQNNPEGIWIVLGLAVALAIAVAGVFYRLRVL, from the coding sequence ATGCTGACCTACTACCGCAGCATCGGCGGGAAACTCACCACCACTGACGGGTACGTCGACGGCTGCTGGATCAACGCCGCCGACCCCACCACCGAGGAACTGGGCCGCATCAGCCGCGAAACCGGCCTGGACCTCGACTACCTGTCGTACCCCCTCGACCCGGATGAACGCTCCCGTTTCGAGCGCGAGGACGGGCAACTGCTGATCATCATGCAGACCAGTTACCGCCTGCCCGAGGAGAGCGACATCCCCTACGACACCGTGCCGCTGGGCATCCTGCACACCGATCACTGCGTGGTCACCGTGTGCGCCCTGCCGGAAAACCCGGTCGTGAAGGACGTCGTCAGCGGGCTCGTGCGGCGCGTCAGTACCAGCAAGAAAAACCGCCTGACCCTGCAACTGTTCCTGCGCAACGCCCAGCGCTTTCTCATTGACGTGCGGCAGATCAACAAGCGCGTGGACGCCATCGAGGACAAACTGGAGAACAGCCAGCAGAACCGCGAACTGCTGAACCTCCTGAAAATCGAGAAGAGCCTCGTGTACTTCATGACCGGCCTGAAAGCCAACGAGGCCATGATGGAACGCGTCAAACGCGACCGCATCTTCGAGATGTACGAGGAAGACAGCGACCTGCTCGACGACGTGCTGATCGAGAATCTCCAGGCGATCGAGATGGCCAGCATCGCCAGCAACATCCTGACCAGCATGGCCGGTGCGTTCGCCAGCGTGATCAGCAACAACGTCAATCAGGTCGTGAAGGTCCTGACCGTGACCACCATCCTGGTCGCCATCCCGACCCTGGTGACCAGCATCTTCGGCATGAACGTACCCATCCCGTTCCAGAACAACCCAGAAGGCATCTGGATCGTGCTGGGCCTCGCCGTGGCGCTGGCCATCGCCGTGGCCGGCGTGTTCTACCGCCTGCGCGTGCTGTAA
- a CDS encoding ferredoxin, with amino-acid sequence MPHVIVSPCIGVKDQACTEVCPVECIYDGGDQFLIHPDECIDCGACVPACPVSAIFPEEDVPGGEEEFIVKNRVYFGL; translated from the coding sequence ATGCCTCACGTGATCGTAAGCCCCTGCATTGGCGTCAAGGACCAGGCCTGCACCGAAGTCTGCCCGGTGGAATGTATCTACGACGGCGGCGACCAGTTCCTGATCCACCCCGACGAGTGCATCGACTGCGGCGCGTGCGTGCCCGCCTGCCCCGTCAGCGCCATCTTCCCCGAAGAGGACGTCCCCGGCGGCGAGGAAGAATTCATCGTCAAGAACCGCGTCTACTTCGGCCTGTAA
- a CDS encoding DUF1232 domain-containing protein has product MIARIRSGWRDSLALLLALGDRRTPAGAKLMAALAVAYALLPLDLLPDLTPVLGVADDVLIVPTLLALAARTLPEPVLTQARGRSLRVQRRLPWLIPAGIVALLLLMTLGGWLLWRALGA; this is encoded by the coding sequence GTGATCGCACGAATCCGTTCCGGCTGGCGCGACTCGCTGGCCCTGCTGTTGGCCCTCGGGGACCGCCGCACACCCGCAGGCGCAAAACTCATGGCAGCCCTGGCCGTCGCCTACGCCCTGCTGCCCCTGGACCTGCTGCCCGACCTGACCCCGGTGCTGGGCGTCGCGGACGACGTACTGATCGTGCCCACCCTGCTGGCCCTGGCCGCCCGCACCCTGCCGGAACCCGTCCTGACCCAGGCGCGCGGCCGCAGCCTGCGCGTGCAGCGCCGCCTGCCCTGGCTGATCCCCGCCGGGATCGTGGCCCTGCTGCTCCTCATGACCCTCGGCGGCTGGCTGCTGTGGCGGGCGCTGGGCGCCTAA
- a CDS encoding sensor histidine kinase has protein sequence MKLTLRARLALWAALATGLAVALVAAGLFWAVNGFLRQAQEQRLLSVVGAVQGRVEGLLRPSREDDDPLRSLLGVATVSQSDLERVADEVDRRGVELRLVAVQAAELASVGTRSFPQGVPLDLRAGPGAYLSRDGEHLILVRGVGGRSVQLQVAVDARALTDARRAFGQALTVLLPLALLFSLLVGWVVAGRLLRPVRTLENAARAVGEGGDLRRPLPGAGRGDELARLALTMQEAFARLADARDREQGFLRAAAHDLRSPLAALTARVEGTLARDRDAGRYRADLREIGTDITRLSTLANHLLLLARDPGAVQRAPVPLLDLAADAVDRARELDPLADVDLAASGPVTVPGDRVLLGQAIWNLTTNAVRHAPQATVTVTVRAVPGGAAVTVRDDGPGVDAATLARLGEAFYRPDVSRTADASGVGGHGLGLALARHVATLHGGTLDLDSAPGRGFTATLHLPG, from the coding sequence GTGAAGCTGACGTTGCGGGCGCGGCTGGCGCTGTGGGCGGCCCTGGCGACCGGGCTGGCGGTGGCGCTGGTCGCGGCCGGGTTGTTCTGGGCGGTGAACGGGTTCCTGCGGCAGGCGCAGGAGCAGCGGCTGCTGAGCGTGGTGGGGGCCGTGCAGGGCCGCGTGGAGGGACTGCTGCGCCCGTCGCGGGAGGATGACGACCCTCTGCGGTCGCTGCTGGGCGTGGCGACCGTGTCGCAGTCGGACCTGGAACGCGTGGCGGACGAGGTGGACCGCCGGGGCGTGGAGTTGCGGCTGGTGGCGGTGCAGGCGGCTGAACTGGCGTCGGTGGGGACGCGGTCGTTCCCGCAGGGCGTGCCGCTGGACCTGCGGGCCGGGCCGGGCGCGTACCTCAGCCGGGACGGCGAGCACCTGATTCTGGTCCGGGGGGTGGGTGGCCGCAGCGTGCAGTTGCAGGTGGCGGTGGACGCCCGCGCGCTGACGGACGCGCGCCGGGCGTTCGGGCAGGCGCTGACGGTGCTGCTGCCGCTGGCGCTGCTGTTCTCGCTGCTGGTCGGGTGGGTGGTGGCGGGGCGGTTGCTGCGGCCGGTGCGGACGCTGGAGAACGCGGCTCGGGCGGTAGGGGAGGGCGGGGACCTGCGCCGTCCGCTGCCCGGCGCGGGGCGCGGGGACGAGCTGGCGCGGCTGGCGCTGACCATGCAGGAGGCGTTCGCGCGCCTGGCGGACGCCCGCGACCGCGAGCAGGGGTTCCTGCGGGCGGCCGCGCACGACCTGCGCTCGCCGCTGGCGGCCCTGACTGCGCGCGTGGAGGGCACCCTGGCCCGCGACCGGGACGCCGGGCGGTACCGCGCGGACCTGCGTGAGATCGGGACGGACATCACGCGGCTGTCCACGCTGGCCAACCACCTGCTGCTGCTGGCGCGTGACCCGGGGGCGGTGCAGCGCGCGCCGGTGCCGCTGCTGGACCTCGCGGCGGACGCCGTGGACCGCGCCCGTGAACTGGACCCGCTGGCCGACGTGGACCTCGCGGCCAGCGGGCCGGTCACGGTGCCGGGCGACCGGGTGCTGCTGGGGCAGGCCATCTGGAACCTGACCACCAACGCCGTGCGGCACGCGCCGCAGGCGACCGTGACCGTGACCGTGCGGGCCGTGCCGGGCGGCGCGGCCGTCACCGTGCGCGACGACGGCCCCGGTGTGGACGCCGCGACCCTGGCGCGGCTGGGTGAGGCCTTCTACCGCCCGGACGTGAGCCGCACGGCCGACGCGTCCGGGGTGGGCGGGCACGGGCTGGGGCTGGCGCTGGCGCGGCACGTGGCCACGCTGCACGGCGGCACGCTGGATCTGGACAGCGCGCCGGGGCGGGGGTTCACGGCCACGCTGCACCTGCCCGGCTGA
- a CDS encoding PLP-dependent aminotransferase family protein, with amino-acid sequence MSTGPTVPTLDLHARLSARARSMNASAIREILKITQQPDVISFAGGLPAPELFPMQEVRDATLAALDRYGPAALQYSTTEGHPPLREWIGAQAGIPAGNVQIVTGSQQGLDLLGKILIDEGDVVLVEAPTYLGALQSFQPYGPRYVQVPTDEEGIDVEALADLLPGLNAKVLYAVPNFQNPTGRTLSAGRRRRLVELTAQHGVLLIEDDPYGALRFTGEPAPSLYSLGLELHGHPDRNHVIYSSSFSKTLVPGLRDAWVQAAAPVIAKLIQAKQGADLHTPTLNQMIVTELVQDVLPRQIERVRQAYGERAGLMLDRIRADFPQGVQYTTPQGGMFLWLTLPEGVDTQALLPRAVERKVAYVPGSPFYALGGGQNTMRLSYSNATPEQITQGIRALGDTLRGALAER; translated from the coding sequence ATGAGTACCGGCCCGACCGTTCCGACCCTGGACCTTCACGCGCGGCTGTCTGCGCGGGCGCGCAGCATGAACGCCAGCGCCATCCGCGAGATCCTGAAGATCACGCAGCAGCCGGACGTGATCAGTTTCGCCGGGGGGCTGCCCGCCCCGGAACTGTTCCCGATGCAGGAGGTGCGGGACGCCACGCTGGCCGCGCTGGACCGCTACGGCCCAGCGGCGCTGCAGTACTCGACCACCGAGGGGCACCCGCCGCTGCGCGAGTGGATCGGCGCGCAGGCGGGCATCCCGGCGGGCAACGTGCAGATCGTGACTGGCAGCCAGCAGGGCCTGGACCTGCTGGGCAAGATCCTGATCGACGAGGGGGACGTGGTGCTGGTGGAGGCTCCCACGTACCTGGGTGCGCTGCAGTCCTTCCAGCCGTACGGCCCGCGCTACGTGCAGGTGCCCACCGACGAGGAAGGCATTGACGTGGAGGCCCTGGCAGACCTGCTGCCCGGCCTGAACGCCAAGGTGCTGTACGCCGTGCCGAACTTTCAGAACCCGACCGGGCGCACCCTGAGCGCCGGGCGACGCCGCCGCCTGGTGGAACTGACCGCGCAGCACGGCGTGCTGCTGATCGAGGACGATCCGTACGGCGCGCTACGCTTTACCGGCGAGCCCGCCCCCAGCCTGTACAGCCTGGGCCTGGAACTGCACGGCCATCCGGACCGCAACCACGTGATCTACAGCAGTTCGTTCAGCAAGACGCTGGTGCCGGGCCTGCGGGACGCGTGGGTGCAGGCCGCCGCGCCGGTCATTGCCAAGCTGATTCAGGCGAAGCAGGGCGCGGACCTGCACACCCCCACCCTGAACCAGATGATCGTCACGGAACTCGTGCAGGACGTGCTGCCCCGCCAGATCGAACGGGTCCGGCAGGCGTACGGCGAGCGCGCGGGCCTGATGCTGGACCGCATCCGCGCGGACTTCCCGCAGGGCGTGCAGTACACCACCCCGCAGGGCGGCATGTTCCTGTGGCTGACCCTCCCGGAAGGCGTGGATACGCAGGCGCTGCTGCCGCGCGCGGTGGAACGCAAGGTCGCGTACGTGCCGGGCAGTCCCTTCTACGCGCTGGGCGGCGGCCAGAACACCATGCGCCTCAGTTACAGCAACGCCACGCCCGAGCAGATCACGCAGGGCATCCGCGCGCTGGGTGACACGCTGCGCGGGGCGCTGGCAGAACGGTAA
- the rplU gene encoding 50S ribosomal protein L21, whose product MFAIIQTGGKQYRVQEGDVLRVESLKGEAGDKLDLTPLFVGGDKALFGDAVAKFIVNAEVVEHGRGEKIYIRKYKSGVQYRRRTGHRQDFTAIKILGIKG is encoded by the coding sequence ATGTTTGCAATCATTCAGACCGGCGGGAAGCAGTACCGCGTTCAGGAAGGCGACGTGCTCCGCGTCGAGAGCCTGAAGGGCGAAGCGGGCGACAAGCTCGACCTGACTCCTCTCTTCGTGGGTGGCGACAAGGCCCTGTTCGGGGACGCCGTTGCCAAGTTCATCGTGAACGCCGAAGTGGTCGAGCACGGCCGCGGCGAGAAGATCTACATCCGTAAGTACAAGAGTGGCGTGCAGTACCGCCGCCGCACTGGCCACCGCCAGGACTTCACGGCCATCAAGATTCTGGGCATCAAGGGCTAA
- the fba gene encoding class II fructose-1,6-bisphosphate aldolase has protein sequence MLVTGNDILVPARAGKYGVGSFNTNNMEITQAIIHTAERLRSPVMVQMSEGAIKYGGQDLANIVIDLAKRATVPVALHLDHGSSYESALKAIKMGFTSVMIDASHHDFAGNVKETKRVVEAAHAMGISVESELGRLGGIEEHIVVDEKDAFLTDPEEAVQFIEQTGTDYLAIAIGTSHGAFKGKGRPYIDHARIEKIASLTGIPLVAHGSSGVPQEIVERFRKAGGEIGDAAGIADEDLQRATQFGIAKVNVDTDLRLASTVGIREALAANAKEFDPRKIFGPARDVMAQVIEHKLGVLGSVGKA, from the coding sequence ATGCTCGTCACCGGTAATGACATTCTGGTTCCCGCCCGCGCCGGCAAGTACGGCGTCGGCTCGTTCAACACCAACAACATGGAGATCACCCAGGCGATCATCCACACCGCCGAGCGGCTGCGCAGCCCCGTCATGGTGCAGATGAGCGAGGGCGCCATCAAGTACGGCGGCCAGGACCTCGCCAACATCGTCATCGACCTCGCCAAGCGCGCCACCGTGCCCGTCGCGCTGCACCTCGACCACGGCAGCAGCTACGAGAGCGCCCTGAAAGCCATCAAGATGGGCTTCACCAGCGTCATGATCGACGCCTCGCACCACGACTTCGCCGGGAACGTCAAGGAAACCAAACGCGTCGTGGAAGCCGCGCACGCCATGGGCATCAGCGTGGAAAGCGAACTCGGCCGCCTCGGCGGTATCGAGGAGCACATCGTCGTCGACGAGAAAGACGCCTTCCTGACCGACCCCGAGGAAGCCGTGCAGTTCATCGAGCAGACCGGCACCGACTACCTCGCCATCGCCATCGGCACCAGCCACGGCGCGTTCAAGGGCAAGGGCCGCCCCTACATCGACCACGCCCGCATCGAGAAGATCGCCAGCCTGACCGGCATTCCCCTCGTCGCGCACGGCAGCAGCGGCGTGCCGCAGGAAATCGTCGAGCGCTTCCGCAAGGCAGGCGGCGAGATCGGTGATGCCGCCGGCATCGCCGACGAGGACCTGCAGCGCGCCACGCAGTTCGGCATCGCCAAGGTGAACGTGGACACCGACCTGCGCCTCGCCAGCACCGTCGGCATCCGCGAGGCCCTGGCCGCCAACGCCAAGGAATTCGACCCCCGCAAGATCTTCGGTCCGGCCCGCGACGTCATGGCCCAGGTCATCGAGCACAAACTCGGCGTGCTCGGCAGCGTCGGCAAGGCCTGA
- a CDS encoding DoxX family protein, protein MSVTKFIGRALLASIFIKNGLDHLQNPDPIVRAARGAEVPEPELAVKVNSGVMVGAGALLAAGLLPRAASLALATSLIPTTVIGHPFWDKDGKERAQQQGQFLKNLALFGALLYVSKE, encoded by the coding sequence ATGAGCGTGACGAAATTCATCGGGCGGGCGCTGCTCGCGAGCATCTTCATCAAGAACGGCCTGGATCACCTGCAGAACCCCGACCCGATCGTCCGGGCGGCGCGTGGGGCCGAGGTGCCCGAGCCGGAACTGGCCGTGAAGGTCAACAGCGGCGTCATGGTCGGGGCCGGCGCGCTGCTGGCTGCCGGACTGCTGCCCCGCGCCGCCAGTCTCGCCCTGGCCACCAGCCTGATTCCCACCACGGTCATCGGCCACCCCTTCTGGGACAAGGACGGCAAGGAGCGCGCGCAGCAGCAGGGTCAGTTCCTGAAGAACCTCGCGCTGTTCGGCGCGCTGCTGTACGTCAGTAAAGAGTAG